A region of Necator americanus strain Aroian chromosome I, whole genome shotgun sequence DNA encodes the following proteins:
- a CDS encoding hypothetical protein (NECATOR_CHRI.G2393.T2), whose product MIRDSEKCRNLPIVVAGNKADLERKRTVTKNEVRTASAHFGFEPLEISVALDHDVDDLLVSLVAELKDAYAPDTSSIERKEKKPSPRIEDDFHAAIRRYSQRKKKALPEDVNTGKCSVLSPTCLFNKFKSWKKEHLQGCKPSRPHIHLAIFLYR is encoded by the exons ATGATCAGGGACTCAGAAAAATGCCGAAATCTACCTATAGTTGTTGCGGGGAACAAAGCAGATTTGGAGCGAAAACGGACGGTCACTAAAAACG aagttcGAACAGCATCTGCACATTTCGGCTTCGAGCCCTTAGAAATTTCCGTCGCTTTGGATCACGATGTCGACGATCTTCTTGTAAGTTTGGTCGCTGAGCTAAAAGATGCCTATGCGCCAGATACATCAAGTATtgagagaaaggaaaagaag CCCTCACCTCGTATCGAAGACGATTTTCATGCGGCAATTCGTCGTTATtcgcaaagaaagaagaaagcgttgcCAGAAGATGTCAATACcg GGAAATGCTCCGTTCTGTCGCCAACGTGCTTATTCAACAAATTTAAAAGCTGGAAAAAGGAGCATCTCCAAGGTTGCAAACCTAGTCGCCCACACATCCACCtcgctatttttctttacCGGTAG
- a CDS encoding hypothetical protein (NECATOR_CHRI.G2393.T1): MIRDSEKCRNLPIVVAGNKADLERKRTVTKNEVRTASAHFGFEPLEISVALDHDVDDLLVSLVAELKDAYAPDTSSIERKEKKPSPRIEDDFHAAIRRYSQRKKKALPEDVNTEAVRPGLMSAAAEHGGVS; the protein is encoded by the exons ATGATCAGGGACTCAGAAAAATGCCGAAATCTACCTATAGTTGTTGCGGGGAACAAAGCAGATTTGGAGCGAAAACGGACGGTCACTAAAAACG aagttcGAACAGCATCTGCACATTTCGGCTTCGAGCCCTTAGAAATTTCCGTCGCTTTGGATCACGATGTCGACGATCTTCTTGTAAGTTTGGTCGCTGAGCTAAAAGATGCCTATGCGCCAGATACATCAAGTATtgagagaaaggaaaagaag CCCTCACCTCGTATCGAAGACGATTTTCATGCGGCAATTCGTCGTTATtcgcaaagaaagaagaaagcgttgcCAGAAGATGTCAATACcg AAGCGGTTCGTCCTGGGTTGATGTCCGCAGCTGCAGAACACGGTGGTGTCTCGTAA
- a CDS encoding hypothetical protein (NECATOR_CHRI.G2395.T1), producing the protein MELGTAPGPDFISANFLRVGSHPLHAIFGAHDVLPSGEKDLRPVEDLANRSYPYGEDLRNYRPIYLLSVLYKVFTKIILTRISRTLNEVQPQEQTGFRRGLSCLDHIQTVSRVVGVCWEYRLSLVLAFVDYEEETNPVRSALFDQGVDASYVRTLANCYSMQH; encoded by the coding sequence ATGGAActtggcacagcccccggacctgattttatatcagcaaaCTTTCTTCGGGTTGGtagccatccacttcatgcaATCTTCGGCGCACATGACGTCCTACCTTCAGGAGAAAAGGATctcagaccagtggaagacctcgcgaaccgttcttatccatacgGGGAGGatcttcggaactaccgtccgatatatTTGTTGAgtgtgttatacaaagtattcactaagatcatcctcacgcgcatatctaggacacTGAATGAAgtccagcctcaagaacaaactGGATTCCGTCGGGGGTTAAGCTgtttggaccacatccagaccgtgtcgagggtcgtAGGGGTTTGCTGGGAATACCGCTTGTCCCTTGTTCTAGCCTTCGTCGATTATGAGGAAGAAACGAATCCAGTAAGGTCAGCGCTtttcgatcaaggtgtggacgcctcgtatgtgaggacattagccaattgctactcGATGCAACACTAA
- a CDS encoding hypothetical protein (NECATOR_CHRI.G2394.T3), with translation MTVKPLDEDDRMTCNQFTDNNPEVGRRPVAKAKVAVAGLLSLGKSLFATPGYSLPQYPAHWALPSQTSDGMATDCVLTTREQCPQTPTCMPFSDYQISRDCSAGDQILSPRLAILRLRPLRQRHISIINCYSPTLAADESELDEELEKLIRNENSFYKFVAGEVNAKLGKSIDGECRIGRFGLRDWNENGNRLARLLSAARLFYGNSLFMKKDHRRLGPNASRIERLVANTSSRKALQEDLSKYEQKKILEAAQRRTSLRKEVPQGSPRI, from the exons gttgggcgacgacctgtggcgAAAGCTAAGGTCGccgtggcagggctgcttagtttggggaaaagtctttttgccactccaggaTATTCcttgcctcagtaccctgcacattGGGCCCTGCcatctcagacgtcggacggtatggcgaccg actgtgtacttacaacgcgcgaacagtgtccacagacgccgacctgcatgcccttctcggattatcaaatttcacgtgattgctctgcaggagaccaa atcctgtcacctcgtctggctattcttcgcctccgccctctgcgccaaagacacatcagcatcatcaactgctactcaccaacattagcagctgatgaatccgaactGGATGAGGAGCTGGAGAAActgatccgcaacgagaactccttctacaaattcgttgctGGAGAGGtaaacgcaaaactaggaaaatcCATAGATGGGGAATgcaggatcggaagatttggactaagGGACTGGAACGAAaacggcaatcgtctcgccagACTgctgtccgccgctcgcctcttttaTGGGAATTcccttttcatgaagaaagatcatcgtcg GCTTGGTCCGAATGCGTCGCgtattgagcggttagtagcaaacactagcagcagaaaagcgttgcaggaggatctttcgaaatacgaGCAGAAGAAGAtcctggaagcagcacaaagaagaacgagtctaagaaaggaagtgccgcagggatctccgcgaatataa
- a CDS encoding hypothetical protein (NECATOR_CHRI.G2394.T2): MFLRYRHNLKALFEVFSGTVYRLIVAVGRRPVAKAKVAVAGLLSLGKSLFATPGYSLPQYPAHWALPSQTSDGMATDCVLTTREQCPQTPTCMPFSDYQISRDCSAGDQILSPRLAILRLRPLRQRHISIINCYSPTLAADESELDEELEKLIRNENSFYKFVAGEVNAKLGKSIDGECRIGRFGLRDWNENGNRLARLLSAARLFYGNSLFMKKDHRRLGPNASRIERLVANTSSRKALQEDLSKYEQKKILEAAQRRTSLRKEVPQGSPRI; the protein is encoded by the exons ATGTTCCTTCGATACCGCCACAATTTAAAAGCATTATTCGAAGTGTTCTCCGgcacggtttaccgcctcatagtggcg gttgggcgacgacctgtggcgAAAGCTAAGGTCGccgtggcagggctgcttagtttggggaaaagtctttttgccactccaggaTATTCcttgcctcagtaccctgcacattGGGCCCTGCcatctcagacgtcggacggtatggcgaccg actgtgtacttacaacgcgcgaacagtgtccacagacgccgacctgcatgcccttctcggattatcaaatttcacgtgattgctctgcaggagaccaa atcctgtcacctcgtctggctattcttcgcctccgccctctgcgccaaagacacatcagcatcatcaactgctactcaccaacattagcagctgatgaatccgaactGGATGAGGAGCTGGAGAAActgatccgcaacgagaactccttctacaaattcgttgctGGAGAGGtaaacgcaaaactaggaaaatcCATAGATGGGGAATgcaggatcggaagatttggactaagGGACTGGAACGAAaacggcaatcgtctcgccagACTgctgtccgccgctcgcctcttttaTGGGAATTcccttttcatgaagaaagatcatcgtcg GCTTGGTCCGAATGCGTCGCgtattgagcggttagtagcaaacactagcagcagaaaagcgttgcaggaggatctttcgaaatacgaGCAGAAGAAGAtcctggaagcagcacaaagaagaacgagtctaagaaaggaagtgccgcagggatctccgcgaatataa